The bacterium DNA segment TCTTTTAAGTTAATAATTCCATTATTTTCAGGATGTAATATATAACTACATTTTAACTGACATTTACAAATAAGAAGTTTATCATAATCAATAAATAATTTTTTCATCTCACACCCATATATTTGGTTTATTCTTTATCTGGTCATAAGTAAAAACAGGACCATCTTTACATACATAAAGGTCACCAATTAAACAGTGTCTACAATGTCCAACTCCACAATACATTTTTCTTTCCATAGAAAGATAGATATTACTATCAGAAAAATTTATCTGTAATAATTTCAAAGTTGCAAATTTCATCATAATTGGTGGACCACAAACAACAGCAACAGAATTTTTAATATCCATATCAAGAGCATCAAGGGTAACAGTTACAACCCCTTCCATATATTTCCATGTTTCGTCTTTTTTATCAACAGTTATTCTAAATGATAAGGGAATTTTTTCACAAAGTTTTTGCCAATCACCAAATAATTTGTCTTTATATATATAATCAGAAGGACTTTTTGCTCCACAGCAGAAAACAATTTTTTTATAATTCTGATATGTATGAACAAGTGCTAAAAACAATGCTCTCACAGGCGCAAGTCCAACTCCTCCTCCAACAAGCAAGACCTCTTTTCCTTTAAATTTTTCTAATGGATATGGTTTCCCATAAGGTCCTCTTACCCCAACTATATCTCCTTTTTTTAATTGATGTATTTTTTCTGTCACTCTCCCTGTTTTCATTACTGTAAATTCAAGTTTTTCTGTATCAAAAGGAGAAGAAGAAGGAGTAAATGGTGCTTCTCCAACTCCTGGAATAGTTAAAGAAGCAAATTGTCCAGCAAGAAAATTAAATTGTTTCTCTGGC contains these protein-coding regions:
- a CDS encoding FAD/NAD(P)-binding protein, with the translated sequence MTENIYKPIKCEVIDVIEESPTIKTIVLKPEKQFNFLAGQFASLTIPGVGEAPFTPSSSPFDTEKLEFTVMKTGRVTEKIHQLKKGDIVGVRGPYGKPYPLEKFKGKEVLLVGGGVGLAPVRALFLALVHTYQNYKKIVFCCGAKSPSDYIYKDKLFGDWQKLCEKIPLSFRITVDKKDETWKYMEGVVTVTLDALDMDIKNSVAVVCGPPIMMKFATLKLLQINFSDSNIYLSMERKMYCGVGHCRHCLIGDLYVCKDGPVFTYDQIKNKPNIWV